From Pseudomonas sp. CCI4.2, one genomic window encodes:
- a CDS encoding class I SAM-dependent methyltransferase — protein MTFVHKAAQLGFSKEAGTYALGRPGYPSAIQPWLTDALEINAESTVIDLGAGTGKFTRLLTPIAKNVIAIEPVEAMRLEFAKQLPEVKILEGTAESLPLVAGAADALVCAQAFHWFANETALAEIHRVLKPNGRLGLVWNVRDESVDWVAAITDIITPYESDTPRFHTGNWRLPFNGRYFSAPEVTCLNYSHTGTAETVIMDRFLSVSFIAALPSQEKAQVAEQLRSLIATHPALRGRDTIEFPYQTQAYRCQRLD, from the coding sequence TTTCCAAGGAAGCGGGTACTTACGCCCTCGGACGTCCGGGCTATCCAAGCGCAATACAGCCGTGGCTCACCGACGCGCTGGAAATCAATGCTGAATCGACGGTCATTGATTTAGGGGCCGGTACCGGTAAATTCACTCGATTACTAACGCCCATAGCAAAAAATGTTATCGCCATCGAACCGGTCGAGGCCATGCGACTCGAATTTGCAAAGCAGCTACCAGAAGTAAAAATTTTGGAAGGAACTGCAGAATCTCTGCCTTTGGTTGCTGGAGCGGCCGACGCTTTAGTCTGCGCCCAAGCTTTCCACTGGTTTGCAAACGAAACAGCGCTGGCCGAGATTCACCGAGTGCTTAAGCCGAACGGTCGACTTGGGCTAGTCTGGAATGTGCGCGACGAGTCGGTGGACTGGGTGGCGGCCATCACCGACATCATTACCCCCTACGAATCTGATACACCGCGCTTTCACACGGGGAATTGGCGACTACCGTTCAACGGCCGCTATTTTTCGGCGCCTGAAGTGACCTGCCTAAACTACTCCCACACAGGCACCGCTGAGACGGTAATCATGGACCGCTTCCTGTCAGTGAGTTTCATCGCGGCCCTACCTTCCCAAGAGAAAGCACAGGTGGCAGAGCAATTGCGAAGCTTGATTGCAACCCATCCGGCGCTGCGCGGACGCGACACCATTGAGTTCCCCTATCAAACCCAGGCCTATCGCTGCCAGCGACTGGATTGA
- a CDS encoding alkene reductase: MNNDALFTHVKLGRLTLKNRIVFPPLTRQRSAQPGDIATDLMSLYYRQRATAGFMVSEGTQIEPRGQGYAWTPGIYTQAQIDGWKKVTEAVHADGGVIFAQLWHVGRVSHNALQPNGESPVAPSAIQAQKVKAFIETAPGTGDLVEPSMPRALSTGEVKALVGLYAQAASNALAAGFDGVEIHSANGYLVNQFISEHANQRDDEYGGSLENRLRFLREIVQAVVEVVGPDRLGVRFSPLFTSTDEDRVYIGLVEEDPHHTYIEAIKVLENAGIAYVSIAEADWDNAPDLPEQFRRDVRRAFSGRIIYAGRYTAERGARLIDAGLADLIAFGRPYIANPDLPERMINGWPLNPLNHSGLYGGTEVGFTDYPVYPG; encoded by the coding sequence ATGAACAATGACGCTCTATTTACCCACGTTAAGTTGGGTCGCCTTACCCTGAAAAACCGTATCGTTTTCCCGCCACTGACCCGCCAGAGAAGCGCCCAGCCCGGTGACATCGCCACCGACTTGATGTCGCTGTACTACCGGCAGCGTGCAACGGCAGGCTTTATGGTTAGCGAAGGCACCCAGATCGAGCCGCGAGGGCAAGGTTATGCCTGGACACCCGGCATCTACACCCAGGCGCAAATCGATGGCTGGAAGAAAGTGACCGAGGCGGTGCATGCCGACGGCGGCGTGATCTTCGCGCAACTCTGGCACGTTGGGCGGGTTTCGCATAATGCCTTGCAGCCCAACGGTGAATCCCCAGTGGCGCCGTCGGCTATTCAGGCGCAGAAAGTCAAGGCGTTCATCGAAACCGCTCCAGGCACTGGCGACCTGGTAGAGCCGTCCATGCCGCGTGCATTAAGCACGGGTGAGGTTAAAGCGCTGGTGGGTCTCTACGCACAAGCGGCAAGCAATGCCTTGGCGGCAGGTTTCGACGGTGTCGAAATTCATTCGGCAAACGGCTATTTGGTCAACCAGTTCATCTCTGAGCACGCCAACCAGCGTGATGATGAATACGGCGGCTCGCTGGAGAATCGGCTACGTTTCCTGCGGGAGATTGTCCAGGCCGTGGTCGAGGTGGTTGGTCCTGACCGTCTGGGCGTGCGTTTCTCCCCGTTGTTCACCAGTACCGACGAGGACCGTGTGTATATCGGGCTCGTCGAAGAAGACCCGCATCACACCTACATTGAAGCGATCAAGGTGCTGGAGAACGCGGGTATTGCCTACGTCTCCATCGCCGAAGCTGACTGGGACAACGCACCCGATTTGCCCGAGCAATTCCGCCGCGATGTTCGCCGTGCATTCAGCGGCCGTATCATCTATGCCGGGCGTTATACCGCCGAACGCGGCGCGCGGCTCATTGACGCGGGTCTGGCTGATCTCATCGCTTTTGGCCGGCCCTACATTGCCAACCCCGACTTGCCAGAACGGATGATCAACGGCTGGCCTCTCAACCCACTGAATCACAGTGGTCTCTACGGCGGAACTGAGGTCGGTTTCACCGATTACCCGGTGTACCCTGGGTAA